From a region of the Nocardioides ginsengisegetis genome:
- a CDS encoding DinB family protein gives MDTPDLKSDLIGHLDRLNEAVLHKLDGLTEYDLRRPMTPTSTNLLGVTLHLASLQAEYFGTTFGRPFPREGELYFLTDDDADPQDDLWVRPESTSAWVIDLYRASWEHAQETFAPLALDAPGRIPTSRHAEVTLGGMLVHMVDETARHAGHMDVVRELIDGAVGRYAGDGNIIDGYDWAAHRDRVEAGARDAQERAGS, from the coding sequence ATGGACACCCCGGACCTGAAGTCCGACCTCATCGGTCATCTCGATCGACTCAACGAGGCTGTGCTCCACAAGCTCGACGGCCTCACGGAGTACGACCTGCGCCGACCCATGACACCCACCTCGACCAACCTGCTCGGGGTGACGCTCCACCTGGCCAGCCTGCAGGCGGAGTACTTCGGGACGACGTTCGGCCGTCCCTTCCCGCGTGAGGGCGAGCTCTACTTCCTCACCGACGACGACGCCGACCCTCAGGACGACCTGTGGGTCCGCCCGGAGTCGACGTCGGCCTGGGTGATCGACCTCTACCGCGCGAGCTGGGAGCACGCGCAGGAGACGTTCGCGCCGCTCGCCCTGGACGCTCCGGGCCGGATCCCCACGAGCCGCCACGCCGAGGTCACGCTCGGCGGGATGCTGGTGCACATGGTCGACGAGACCGCCCGCCATGCCGGGCACATGGACGTCGTACGCGAGCTGATCGATGGTGCCGTCGGCAGGTACGCCGGCGACGGCAACATCATCGACGGCTATGACTGGGCGGCCCACCGCGATCGCGTGGAAGCCGGGGCGCGGGACGCCCAGGAGCGCGCCGGGTCCTGA
- a CDS encoding nucleoside deaminase, whose product MLAALDEARAALATGDVPIGAVVLDPTGTVIGTGRNVREADADPTGHAEVVALRAAAKARGEWRLEGCTLVVTLEPCTMCAGAAVLARVERVVFGAYDEKAGAVGSLWDVVRDRRLNHRPEVVSGVLADESAALLDGFFRDQRMS is encoded by the coding sequence ATGCTCGCCGCCCTCGACGAGGCGCGCGCCGCCCTCGCCACCGGTGACGTCCCGATCGGCGCCGTCGTCCTCGACCCCACCGGCACGGTCATCGGCACCGGCCGCAACGTCCGCGAGGCCGACGCCGACCCCACCGGCCACGCCGAGGTCGTCGCCCTGCGGGCTGCGGCGAAGGCTCGCGGCGAGTGGCGCCTCGAGGGCTGCACGCTCGTCGTGACCCTCGAGCCCTGCACGATGTGCGCCGGCGCCGCCGTCCTCGCCCGCGTCGAGCGCGTCGTCTTCGGGGCGTACGACGAGAAGGCCGGTGCCGTCGGCAGCCTCTGGGACGTCGTCCGCGACCGTCGGCTCAACCACCGGCCCGAGGTGGTCTCCGGGGTGCTCGCCGACGAGTCGGCCGCCCTGCTGGACGGCTTCTTCCGCGACCAGCGGATGTCGTGA
- a CDS encoding tRNA adenosine deaminase-associated protein — protein sequence MSDSIDGVDFALAAYREEGVWTVQELAHDVLGDIDTLSHALRRFPGDGGAVGMVAIDEDFFLIVRVAGSSTRVLLSDITAADEWELAASAIAFLGLPEPEDEDDQVPAGDLDLLGDLGMHAMDLGVLLDDFDLYPDEMLSDVARRLGFGELFDDAVGLTNA from the coding sequence ATGTCCGACAGCATCGACGGAGTTGACTTCGCTCTCGCGGCCTACCGCGAGGAAGGCGTCTGGACGGTCCAGGAGCTCGCGCACGACGTGCTCGGCGACATCGACACGCTCTCCCACGCGCTGCGCCGGTTCCCCGGCGACGGCGGCGCGGTCGGGATGGTCGCCATCGACGAGGACTTCTTCCTGATCGTCCGGGTGGCCGGGTCCAGCACCCGCGTCCTGCTCTCCGACATCACCGCCGCCGACGAGTGGGAGCTCGCCGCGTCGGCGATCGCCTTCCTGGGCCTCCCCGAGCCGGAGGACGAGGACGACCAGGTCCCCGCCGGCGACCTCGACCTCCTCGGCGACCTCGGCATGCACGCCATGGACCTCGGCGTGCTGCTCGACGACTTCGACCTCTACCCCGACGAGATGCTCTCCGACGTGGCCCGGCGCCTCGGCTTCGGCGAGCTCTTCGACGACGCGGTCGGCCTCACCAACGCGTGA
- the upp gene encoding uracil phosphoribosyltransferase, which yields MRTHVVDHPLVAHKLTALRDENTDSPTFRRLADELVTLLAYEATRDVRVEPSQINTPVAPTTGVKLATPKPLVVPILRAGLGMLDGMMRLLPTAEVGFLGMVRNEETLEASTYAERLPDDLSGRQCYVLDPMLATGGTLAAAIKFLTDRGADHITAICLLAAPAGCARLEADLEGLDVPVTVVTAAMDEKLNDKGYIVPGLGDAGDRLYGVAG from the coding sequence ATGCGCACCCACGTCGTCGACCACCCCCTCGTGGCCCACAAGCTCACCGCCCTGCGTGACGAGAACACCGACTCGCCGACGTTCCGTCGCCTCGCCGACGAGCTGGTGACGCTGCTGGCCTACGAGGCGACCCGCGACGTGCGCGTCGAGCCGTCGCAGATCAACACCCCCGTCGCCCCGACCACCGGCGTGAAGCTGGCGACGCCCAAGCCGCTGGTCGTGCCGATCCTGCGCGCCGGCCTGGGCATGCTCGACGGGATGATGCGGCTGCTGCCGACCGCCGAGGTGGGCTTCCTCGGCATGGTGCGCAACGAGGAGACGCTGGAGGCGTCGACGTACGCCGAGCGCCTGCCCGACGACCTGTCCGGCCGCCAGTGCTACGTCCTCGACCCGATGCTGGCCACCGGCGGCACCCTCGCCGCGGCGATCAAGTTCCTCACCGACCGGGGCGCCGACCACATCACCGCGATCTGCCTGCTCGCCGCCCCCGCGGGCTGCGCCCGCCTCGAGGCCGACCTGGAGGGGCTCGACGTGCCCGTCACCGTCGTGACCGCCGCCATGGACGAGAAGCTCAACGACAAGGGCTACATCGTGCCCGGTCTCGGCGACGCCGGTGACCGGTTGTACGGCGTCGCCGGCTGA
- a CDS encoding NAD(P)(+) transhydrogenase (Re/Si-specific) subunit beta, whose product MTPTWVQLTYLACAVCFILALKGLSGPKTARIGNIIGAVAAVVAVIIPFLYLDLKHVPLILVAIAIGTAGGVLGAQRVQMTQMPQMVALFNGVGGGAAALVALLELRELVPVQDSVNWFVIVATAFTIAVGSISFAGSIVTFAKLQELMTSRPVVFPGLRYVFPIALATTLVLSVRLVIESHVWLGVVLCLVGLLIGLLLVLPVGGADVPIVISLLNAFTGLTVAAGGYVLSNVVLLVAGTLVGASGTFLTLLMAKAMGRSVANILFGALKGGSTLGAGVASDRPVKSAGPEDVAILLGYADRVIIVPGYGLAVAQAQHTLRELVDVLIARGTKVDYAIHPVAGRMPGHMNVLLAEAQVPYEQLIEMDHINGEFKHTDVVLVVGANDVVNPAAKTTPGAPIYGMPILNADEAQQIVFMKRSMRPGFAGIENELLFDPKTTLLFGDAKDSLGKLLNSVKAL is encoded by the coding sequence ATGACGCCGACCTGGGTCCAGCTGACCTACCTCGCCTGTGCGGTCTGCTTCATCCTCGCGCTCAAGGGGCTGTCCGGGCCGAAGACCGCCCGGATCGGCAACATCATCGGCGCGGTCGCGGCCGTCGTCGCGGTGATCATCCCGTTCCTCTACCTCGACCTGAAGCACGTGCCGCTGATCCTGGTGGCGATCGCGATCGGCACCGCCGGCGGTGTGCTCGGCGCGCAGCGCGTGCAGATGACCCAGATGCCGCAGATGGTGGCGCTGTTCAACGGCGTCGGCGGTGGCGCGGCCGCGCTGGTGGCGCTGCTGGAGCTGCGCGAGCTGGTGCCGGTGCAGGACTCGGTGAACTGGTTCGTGATCGTGGCGACCGCCTTCACGATCGCGGTCGGCTCGATCTCGTTCGCCGGCTCGATCGTCACCTTCGCCAAGCTCCAGGAGCTGATGACGTCGCGGCCCGTGGTCTTCCCCGGCCTGCGCTACGTCTTCCCGATAGCGCTGGCCACCACGCTGGTGCTCTCGGTGCGCCTCGTCATCGAGTCGCACGTCTGGCTCGGTGTCGTGCTGTGCCTCGTCGGTCTGCTGATCGGGCTCCTGCTCGTGCTGCCCGTCGGCGGCGCCGACGTACCGATCGTGATCTCGCTGCTCAACGCCTTCACCGGCCTCACGGTGGCGGCCGGTGGCTACGTGCTGTCCAACGTCGTGCTCCTCGTGGCCGGCACGCTCGTCGGTGCCTCGGGTACGTTCCTGACCCTGCTGATGGCCAAGGCCATGGGCCGCTCGGTCGCCAACATCCTCTTCGGAGCCCTCAAGGGCGGCTCGACCCTCGGCGCCGGCGTGGCCTCGGACCGTCCGGTCAAGTCGGCCGGGCCCGAGGACGTCGCGATCCTGCTGGGGTACGCCGACCGCGTGATCATCGTGCCCGGCTACGGCCTGGCCGTCGCGCAGGCCCAGCACACGCTGCGCGAGCTCGTCGACGTGCTGATCGCGCGCGGCACCAAGGTCGACTACGCCATCCACCCCGTCGCCGGCCGGATGCCCGGGCACATGAACGTGCTCCTCGCCGAGGCGCAGGTGCCCTACGAGCAGCTGATCGAGATGGACCACATCAACGGCGAGTTCAAGCACACCGACGTGGTCCTCGTCGTCGGCGCGAACGACGTGGTCAACCCGGCGGCCAAGACGACGCCCGGCGCGCCGATCTACGGCATGCCGATCCTCAACGCCGACGAGGCGCAGCAGATCGTCTTCATGAAGCGGTCGATGCGGCCGGGCTTCGCCGGCATCGAGAACGAGCTGCTCTTCGACCCGAAGACCACGCTGCTGTTCGGTGACGCCAAGGACTCGCTCGGCAAGCTGCTGAACTCCGTCAAGGCCCTCTGA
- a CDS encoding NAD(P) transhydrogenase subunit alpha, with product MSEAVVWLTIFVLSVFVGIEVISKVSSTLHTPLMSGANAIHGIILLGAILVTGTTDNNVALVVGLVAIVLAAVNMVGGFVVTDRMLQMFTRKKPKAAAAPASSDGGAA from the coding sequence ATGAGCGAGGCCGTCGTCTGGCTGACGATCTTCGTCCTGTCCGTCTTCGTCGGCATCGAGGTGATCTCCAAGGTCTCCTCGACGCTGCACACGCCGCTGATGTCCGGCGCCAACGCGATCCACGGGATCATCCTGCTCGGCGCGATCCTGGTCACCGGCACGACCGACAACAATGTCGCTCTCGTCGTCGGCCTGGTCGCGATCGTGCTCGCCGCGGTCAACATGGTCGGCGGCTTCGTGGTCACCGACCGGATGCTGCAGATGTTCACGCGGAAGAAGCCCAAGGCTGCTGCCGCTCCCGCCTCCAGCGACGGGGGTGCCGCATGA
- a CDS encoding Re/Si-specific NAD(P)(+) transhydrogenase subunit alpha, with protein MKIAVARETRDGESRVAMVPELVGKLTELGYDVAVEPGAGQPALIADDDYEQAGATVEEGALHGADLVVSVQPLSTATIRTLPAGTATISFLPTNQEPDTVRDLRDCGVTAFAMELVPRISRAQSMDALSSQALVAGYRCAIVAAGMLRRFFPLNMTAAGTVPPAEIVVLGAGVAGLQAIATAKRLGAVVSAYDVRAAAAEEIRSMGAKAIELELETLEGAGGYAREMTEDRAARQRELLTPYIANADALITTAAVPGRQAPMLVTGEMVEQMKPGSVVVDLAAETGGNVEGSVPGEVVRIGNAQVWGGRNVPSQMPGPASRLYAQNVVNLVTLMTRTASEEQDPAFAPDFEDEIVAGSCVTHDGTIRHEPTRIALEGESA; from the coding sequence GTGAAGATCGCTGTAGCCAGGGAGACCCGTGACGGTGAGTCACGTGTCGCGATGGTGCCCGAGCTGGTCGGCAAGCTGACCGAGCTCGGGTACGACGTGGCCGTGGAGCCCGGAGCCGGACAGCCCGCCCTCATCGCCGACGACGACTACGAGCAGGCCGGCGCCACCGTCGAGGAGGGCGCGCTGCACGGCGCGGACCTCGTCGTGTCGGTGCAGCCGCTGAGCACCGCGACGATCCGGACGCTGCCCGCGGGCACCGCCACGATCTCGTTCCTGCCGACCAACCAGGAGCCGGACACCGTGCGCGACCTGCGCGACTGCGGGGTCACGGCGTTCGCGATGGAGCTGGTGCCGCGGATCTCGCGGGCGCAGTCGATGGACGCGCTGTCCTCGCAGGCGCTCGTCGCGGGCTACCGCTGCGCGATCGTGGCGGCCGGGATGCTGCGGCGCTTCTTCCCCCTCAACATGACCGCGGCGGGCACCGTCCCGCCGGCGGAGATCGTCGTGCTCGGCGCCGGTGTCGCGGGCCTGCAGGCGATCGCGACGGCCAAGCGGCTCGGCGCGGTGGTCTCGGCGTACGACGTCCGCGCTGCAGCCGCCGAGGAGATCCGGTCGATGGGCGCCAAGGCCATCGAGCTGGAGCTGGAGACGCTCGAGGGCGCCGGCGGCTACGCCCGGGAGATGACCGAGGACCGGGCGGCGCGGCAGCGCGAGCTGCTCACGCCGTACATCGCCAACGCCGACGCGCTCATCACGACCGCCGCAGTGCCCGGCCGGCAGGCTCCGATGCTGGTGACCGGGGAGATGGTCGAGCAGATGAAGCCCGGCTCCGTGGTCGTCGACCTCGCGGCCGAGACCGGCGGCAACGTCGAGGGCTCGGTGCCCGGTGAGGTGGTGCGGATCGGCAACGCGCAGGTGTGGGGCGGACGCAACGTGCCCAGCCAGATGCCCGGGCCGGCCTCGAGGCTCTACGCCCAGAACGTCGTCAACCTGGTCACGCTGATGACGCGGACCGCCTCGGAGGAGCAGGACCCGGCGTTCGCGCCCGACTTCGAGGACGAGATCGTCGCGGGGTCGTGCGTGACCCACGACGGCACGATCCGCCACGAACCCACCCGCATCGCCCTCGAGGGGGAGTCCGCATGA
- the thpR gene encoding RNA 2',3'-cyclic phosphodiesterase: MTPAMRMFVALVPPAEAVEHLDDFLEPRRAAADFRWAAPEQVHVTLAFLAQVADRHLDELVERLGRAAGRRTPFDVRIAGGGAFPNVARARVVWAGLDLDEHGRTELDRLATGARAAASRTGIAVDGQRFRAHLTLARLGRPAEVSSWVRLLDGYAGPVWRAERVALIASHLGEGPRGRPRHEVVEELPIGR; encoded by the coding sequence GTGACCCCCGCGATGAGGATGTTCGTGGCGCTGGTGCCGCCGGCCGAGGCGGTCGAGCACCTCGACGACTTCCTCGAGCCCCGGCGGGCCGCGGCCGACTTCCGGTGGGCCGCGCCCGAGCAGGTCCACGTGACGCTCGCGTTCCTGGCGCAGGTCGCCGACCGCCATCTCGACGAGCTGGTCGAGCGGCTGGGGCGCGCGGCGGGGCGCCGTACGCCGTTCGACGTGCGGATCGCCGGCGGTGGCGCCTTCCCCAACGTCGCGCGGGCCCGCGTCGTGTGGGCCGGGCTGGACCTCGACGAGCACGGGCGGACCGAGCTGGACCGGCTCGCGACCGGAGCCCGGGCCGCGGCGTCGCGGACCGGGATCGCGGTCGACGGGCAGCGGTTCCGTGCGCACCTGACCCTCGCCCGGTTGGGCCGACCGGCGGAGGTGTCGAGCTGGGTGCGGCTGCTGGACGGCTACGCGGGGCCGGTCTGGAGGGCCGAGCGGGTAGCACTCATCGCCTCGCATCTCGGCGAGGGACCACGCGGCCGGCCGCGCCACGAGGTGGTCGAGGAGCTCCCGATCGGCCGCTGA
- a CDS encoding VIT1/CCC1 transporter family protein — translation MTTDTGDLPDLEVGPHDDEPHESGIGNRLNWLRAGVLGANDGIVSTAGIVMGVAGATSDTNAILVAGVAGLSAGALSMAAGEYVSVSTQSDSEKALLDKERRELVEEPEEELAELADIYVQKGLSEELAMQVAVELTEHDALRAHAEAELGIDPDDLTNPWHAAWASMLAFTVGALLPLLTITLFPDGSRVPVTVVAVLIALGIAGWISAKMGYGPWSRAVVRNVGGGAFAMAVTYAIGALLGTHVG, via the coding sequence ATGACGACGGACACCGGCGACCTGCCCGACCTCGAGGTCGGCCCGCACGACGACGAGCCCCACGAGAGTGGCATCGGCAACCGCCTCAACTGGCTGCGGGCCGGCGTGCTCGGCGCCAACGACGGCATCGTGTCGACGGCCGGCATCGTCATGGGCGTGGCCGGGGCGACCAGCGACACCAACGCGATCCTGGTCGCCGGCGTGGCCGGCCTCTCGGCCGGCGCCCTGTCGATGGCGGCCGGCGAGTACGTCTCGGTCAGCACCCAGAGCGACTCGGAGAAGGCGCTGCTGGACAAGGAGCGTCGCGAGCTCGTCGAGGAGCCCGAGGAGGAGCTCGCCGAGCTGGCCGACATCTACGTCCAGAAAGGGCTCTCGGAGGAGCTCGCCATGCAGGTCGCGGTCGAGCTCACGGAGCACGACGCCCTGCGGGCGCACGCCGAGGCCGAGCTCGGCATCGACCCCGACGACCTCACCAACCCCTGGCACGCGGCCTGGGCCTCGATGCTGGCCTTCACGGTCGGCGCCCTGCTGCCGCTGCTGACGATCACGCTCTTCCCGGACGGCTCGCGGGTGCCGGTGACGGTCGTCGCCGTGCTCATCGCCCTTGGCATCGCCGGCTGGATCAGCGCCAAGATGGGCTACGGGCCCTGGAGCCGCGCCGTGGTGCGCAACGTCGGCGGCGGTGCCTTCGCGATGGCCGTGACCTACGCGATCGGAGCGCTGCTCGGCACCCACGTGGGGTGA
- a CDS encoding acyl-CoA dehydrogenase family protein yields MKREIYDEDHEAFRSSVKEFLDREVVPHLEEYEQNHGLSRDFWLAAGAQGFLGLEIPEEFGGSEAGDYRFNAVLTEELAKVNMTLPSCVGIHADIVAPYLVHLTTDEQKKRWLPKFCSGELLTGIGMTEPGGGSDLANLKTTAVRDGDDWVINGSKTFITNGGSADLIVVAARTSPEKKAKGISLFGVETDKAGFSVGRVLDKVGQDESDTAELAFEDVRVSNDDLIGELDTGFISMMQFLPQERLGSAITNLAHAAQILEETIQYAKDRKAFGQAIGNFQHNQFLLAELVTQIEVTQAFVDLCIMKHTRGELTPVDAAKAKWWTSQVQNDVLDHCVQLHGGYGFMNEYRVARAWRDARVTKIWAGSNEIMKMLIGRDLGL; encoded by the coding sequence ATGAAGCGCGAGATCTACGACGAGGACCACGAGGCCTTCCGCAGCTCCGTCAAGGAGTTCCTGGACCGCGAGGTCGTGCCGCACCTCGAGGAGTACGAGCAGAACCACGGCCTGAGCCGCGACTTCTGGCTCGCCGCGGGCGCCCAGGGCTTCCTGGGCCTGGAGATCCCCGAGGAGTTCGGCGGGTCCGAGGCGGGCGACTACCGCTTCAACGCGGTGCTCACCGAGGAGCTGGCCAAGGTCAACATGACCCTGCCGAGCTGCGTGGGCATCCACGCCGACATCGTGGCGCCGTACCTCGTGCACCTGACCACCGACGAGCAGAAGAAGCGCTGGCTGCCGAAGTTCTGCAGCGGCGAGCTGCTCACCGGCATCGGCATGACCGAGCCCGGCGGCGGCTCCGACCTCGCCAACCTCAAGACCACCGCCGTCCGCGACGGCGACGACTGGGTCATCAACGGCTCCAAGACCTTCATCACCAACGGCGGCAGCGCCGACCTGATCGTGGTCGCCGCGCGGACCTCGCCGGAGAAGAAGGCCAAGGGCATCTCGCTCTTCGGCGTCGAGACCGACAAGGCCGGCTTCTCGGTCGGACGCGTGCTCGACAAGGTCGGCCAGGACGAGTCCGACACCGCCGAGCTGGCCTTCGAGGACGTCCGGGTCAGCAACGACGACCTGATCGGCGAGCTCGACACCGGCTTCATCTCGATGATGCAGTTCCTGCCGCAGGAGCGCCTCGGCTCGGCGATCACCAACCTCGCCCACGCCGCGCAGATCCTCGAGGAGACCATCCAGTACGCCAAGGACCGCAAGGCCTTCGGCCAGGCGATCGGCAACTTCCAGCACAACCAGTTCCTGCTGGCCGAGCTGGTCACCCAGATCGAGGTCACCCAGGCGTTCGTCGACCTCTGCATCATGAAGCACACCCGCGGCGAGCTCACGCCCGTCGACGCCGCCAAGGCCAAGTGGTGGACCTCGCAGGTGCAGAACGACGTGCTCGACCACTGCGTCCAGCTGCACGGCGGCTACGGCTTCATGAACGAGTACCGCGTCGCCCGCGCCTGGCGTGACGCTCGCGTCACGAAGATCTGGGCCGGGTCGAACGAGATCATGAAGATGCTGATCGGGCGCGACCTCGGACTGTGA
- a CDS encoding serpin family protein codes for MDLTRRDTLRLAVLLGALVPLAACDTREPSVPPTQGPLRLELASSGLRRSPGDPEAAPAAAASVHALAAGLYGALVAEPGNVAFSPYSVAVALTMTANGAHGRTAREMLDVLGAADLTGLDEGLDALTQQVEALAGPVDDGSEDPPEIELSAANAVFGQRDVRWEDDFLDALARWFGTGMRVVDYQRDVEGVRRLINAWASDQTHERIPEIIPAGVLDPLTRLVLVNALYLKAPWAEPFIEEQTKDLAFGLPDGTTVGVPTMTAVLASTALGSGDGWQAVRIPYAGGGLAMTVVLPDRGRRADVLALVAGGGLPDILGSVRHTPVELFLPRWTFRSTSPLTDVLPGLGMPTAFDPDHADFSGMTRDARLYISAVLHEAFVAVDEDGTEAAAATAVVMSETSAMLPDAQVYVDRPFVFVIHDVVHGTPLFLGRVDDPRA; via the coding sequence GTGGACCTGACTCGCCGCGACACCCTGCGCCTGGCCGTGCTGCTGGGCGCCCTTGTCCCGCTCGCCGCCTGTGACACCCGGGAGCCGTCGGTGCCGCCGACCCAGGGCCCGCTGCGGCTCGAGCTCGCCAGCTCCGGGCTGCGCCGCTCGCCGGGTGACCCCGAGGCCGCGCCCGCGGCCGCGGCCTCGGTCCACGCCCTCGCTGCCGGGCTGTACGGCGCCCTGGTCGCCGAGCCCGGCAACGTCGCCTTCAGCCCCTACTCGGTGGCCGTGGCCCTGACCATGACCGCCAACGGCGCCCACGGCCGGACGGCGCGCGAGATGCTGGACGTGCTGGGCGCCGCCGACCTCACCGGTCTGGACGAGGGCCTGGACGCGCTGACCCAGCAGGTCGAGGCGCTGGCCGGTCCGGTCGACGACGGCAGCGAGGACCCGCCCGAGATCGAGCTGTCTGCGGCGAACGCGGTCTTCGGCCAGCGCGACGTGCGGTGGGAGGACGACTTCCTCGACGCGCTCGCGCGGTGGTTCGGCACCGGGATGCGGGTGGTCGACTACCAGCGCGACGTCGAGGGGGTGCGGCGGCTCATCAACGCGTGGGCCTCCGACCAGACCCACGAGCGGATCCCCGAGATCATCCCCGCCGGCGTCCTCGACCCGCTCACCCGGCTCGTGCTCGTCAACGCGCTCTACCTCAAGGCGCCGTGGGCCGAGCCGTTCATCGAGGAGCAGACCAAGGACCTGGCCTTCGGTCTCCCCGACGGCACCACGGTCGGGGTGCCGACCATGACCGCTGTGCTGGCCTCGACCGCGCTGGGCAGCGGTGATGGCTGGCAGGCCGTGCGGATCCCGTACGCCGGGGGTGGGCTCGCCATGACGGTCGTGCTGCCTGACCGTGGGCGCCGCGCCGACGTGCTCGCCCTGGTCGCTGGGGGCGGACTCCCGGACATCCTCGGGTCGGTCCGGCACACGCCGGTCGAGCTGTTCCTGCCACGCTGGACCTTCCGCTCGACCAGCCCGCTGACGGACGTGCTGCCCGGTCTCGGCATGCCAACCGCGTTCGACCCCGACCACGCCGACTTCTCCGGCATGACCCGGGACGCGCGGCTCTACATCTCGGCCGTGCTCCACGAGGCGTTCGTCGCCGTCGACGAGGACGGCACCGAGGCGGCGGCCGCGACCGCGGTGGTGATGAGCGAGACCTCGGCGATGCTCCCGGACGCGCAGGTCTACGTGGACCGGCCCTTCGTCTTCGTCATCCACGACGTCGTGCACGGCACGCCGCTCTTCCTCGGACGGGTCGACGACCCGCGCGCGTGA
- a CDS encoding MDR family MFS transporter — MTASEEQTAITRASVGLRSERGPVLLAVMLSIGLVAIDSTILATAVPAVVGDLGGFTQFPWLFSVYLLTQAVAVPVYGKVADLFGRKPVMLLGIGLFVVGSLLCGVAWGMGSLIAFRAIQGLGAGAVQPMGMTIVGDIYSMAERAKVQGYIASVWATASVVGPTLGGVFSDYLTWRWIFFVNLPIGLAAAWMIVRRFDEQVERRPHRIDYAGSALLSVGGVLLLLGLLEGGVRWAWTSPASLAVLGAAVVLLVGFALVERRAAEPVLPPWIFRNRVLNASSAGSLVVGVLMLGLTSYVPLYAQTVLHHDAVTAGLALAAMTIGWPIAATTSGRFYLSVGFRATALMGAAFAVAGAALLLTVDPGSSLVHLAAPCFLMGIGFGYVASPAVVAAQSAVTWKDRGVATAANMFARSVGSALGVAAFGAIANGVVAARVAGKVPDLERLPASTLDPAIHAVFVASAVFALLLVAVAVAMPRRVEPAT, encoded by the coding sequence ATGACCGCCTCGGAGGAGCAGACCGCCATCACCCGCGCCAGCGTCGGCCTGCGCAGCGAGCGTGGCCCGGTGCTGCTGGCGGTGATGCTGAGCATCGGCCTGGTCGCGATCGACTCCACGATCCTGGCCACCGCCGTGCCCGCGGTCGTCGGCGACCTCGGCGGCTTCACGCAGTTCCCGTGGCTGTTCTCCGTCTACCTGCTGACCCAGGCCGTCGCGGTGCCCGTCTACGGCAAGGTCGCTGATCTCTTCGGCCGCAAGCCGGTGATGCTGCTGGGCATCGGGCTGTTCGTGGTCGGCTCGCTGCTGTGCGGCGTGGCCTGGGGGATGGGCTCGCTGATCGCCTTCCGCGCGATCCAGGGGCTCGGCGCCGGTGCGGTGCAGCCGATGGGCATGACCATCGTGGGCGACATCTACTCGATGGCCGAGCGCGCCAAGGTGCAGGGCTACATCGCCAGCGTGTGGGCCACGGCCTCGGTCGTCGGCCCGACCCTCGGCGGCGTCTTCTCCGACTACCTCACCTGGCGCTGGATCTTCTTCGTGAACCTGCCGATCGGGCTGGCCGCCGCCTGGATGATCGTCCGCCGCTTCGACGAGCAGGTCGAGCGGCGCCCCCACCGCATCGACTACGCCGGCTCGGCGCTGCTCTCGGTCGGCGGCGTGCTGCTCCTGCTCGGCCTGCTCGAGGGCGGCGTCCGCTGGGCCTGGACGTCCCCGGCCAGCCTGGCCGTGCTCGGGGCGGCGGTCGTCCTGCTCGTGGGCTTCGCGCTCGTCGAGCGCCGCGCCGCGGAGCCGGTGCTGCCGCCGTGGATCTTCCGCAACCGCGTCCTCAACGCGTCGTCGGCCGGGTCGCTGGTGGTGGGCGTGCTGATGCTCGGGCTCACGTCGTACGTCCCCCTCTATGCCCAGACCGTGCTCCACCACGACGCCGTCACCGCCGGCCTCGCCCTCGCCGCGATGACCATCGGCTGGCCGATCGCCGCGACCACCTCGGGCCGCTTCTACCTCTCCGTCGGCTTCCGGGCGACGGCGCTGATGGGGGCCGCCTTCGCGGTCGCCGGCGCGGCGCTGCTGCTGACGGTCGACCCCGGCAGCTCGCTCGTGCACCTCGCGGCGCCGTGCTTCCTGATGGGGATCGGGTTCGGGTACGTCGCGAGCCCGGCCGTCGTGGCCGCCCAGTCGGCGGTGACCTGGAAGGACCGCGGCGTGGCCACGGCCGCCAACATGTTCGCCCGCTCGGTCGGCAGCGCGCTCGGCGTGGCCGCCTTCGGTGCGATCGCCAACGGCGTCGTCGCGGCCCGGGTCGCCGGCAAGGTCCCCGACCTCGAGCGGCTGCCCGCCTCGACGCTCGACCCGGCGATCCACGCGGTGTTCGTCGCCTCGGCGGTCTTCGCCCTGCTGCTCGTGGCCGTCGCGGTCGCGATGCCGCGCCGGGTCGAGCCCGCCACCTGA